One genomic window of [Clostridium] scindens ATCC 35704 includes the following:
- the grdB gene encoding glycine reductase complex selenoprotein B, producing the protein MAKIKVVHYINQFFAQIGGEEKADYPAELRVGEVVGPGMAFMANFKDEAEIIATIVCGDSYFNENLDKAKADVLAMVKEQNPDIFVAGPAFNAGRYGVACATIAAAVQEELGIPALTGMYIENPGADMFKDKVYIVSTKNSAAGMRDAVSKMAPLTLKIAKGEPIGASAEEGYIPNGVRVNFFEKERGSKRAVKMLIKKLNDKPYTTEYPMPDFDRVDPNPAVKDLAHAKIALVTSGGIVPKGNPDHIESSSASHYGEYDIAGVMDLTEETYETAHGGYDPVYANEDSDRVLPVDVLRDMEKEGIIGELHHLFYTTTGNGTAVASAKAFAAEFSAKLKADGVDAVILTSTUGTCTRCGATMVKEVERAGIPVVHICTVTPISMTVGANRIVPAIAIPHPLGNPALDKDEEKELRRHIVEKALKALTTEVDGQTIFD; encoded by the coding sequence ATGGCTAAAATTAAAGTTGTTCATTACATCAATCAGTTCTTTGCACAGATTGGTGGAGAAGAAAAGGCAGATTATCCGGCAGAGCTTCGCGTGGGCGAGGTGGTTGGACCGGGTATGGCATTTATGGCAAATTTTAAAGACGAGGCAGAGATCATCGCTACGATCGTATGCGGAGACTCTTACTTCAATGAGAATCTGGACAAGGCAAAAGCAGATGTCCTTGCAATGGTAAAGGAGCAGAATCCTGACATATTCGTAGCAGGGCCTGCATTCAATGCAGGACGTTACGGTGTTGCTTGCGCGACGATCGCGGCAGCGGTGCAGGAAGAACTTGGAATTCCTGCACTTACAGGAATGTACATTGAAAACCCTGGTGCAGATATGTTCAAGGACAAGGTATATATCGTATCTACCAAGAACAGCGCGGCAGGCATGAGGGATGCTGTTAGCAAGATGGCTCCTCTGACACTGAAGATCGCAAAAGGAGAGCCAATCGGCGCTTCCGCAGAAGAAGGATATATCCCGAACGGCGTACGTGTGAACTTCTTCGAGAAGGAGAGAGGATCTAAGAGAGCAGTCAAGATGCTGATCAAAAAGTTGAATGATAAGCCGTATACCACAGAGTATCCGATGCCAGACTTCGACAGGGTTGATCCGAATCCGGCAGTCAAGGATCTTGCACATGCCAAGATCGCACTGGTTACTTCCGGTGGAATCGTGCCGAAGGGCAATCCGGATCACATCGAAAGTTCCAGCGCTTCCCACTACGGAGAGTATGATATCGCAGGCGTTATGGATCTGACAGAAGAAACCTACGAGACCGCTCATGGCGGATACGACCCGGTATACGCAAACGAGGATTCTGACCGCGTGCTGCCGGTAGACGTTCTCCGTGATATGGAGAAGGAAGGAATCATTGGAGAACTGCATCACCTGTTCTACACCACGACAGGAAATGGTACAGCCGTTGCATCCGCAAAGGCATTTGCAGCAGAGTTCTCTGCAAAGCTTAAGGCAGACGGAGTAGACGCAGTAATCCTCACTTCTACGTGAGGTACCTGTACTCGTTGCGGTGCAACAATGGTTAAAGAAGTAGAGAGAGCAGGAATCCCTGTCGTACACATCTGTACGGTAACGCCAATTTCCATGACAGTAGGCGCAAACAGAATCGTTCCGGCAATCGCCATTCCTCATCCACTTGGCAATCCGGCTCTGGATAAAGACGAGGAGAAGGAACTTCGCCGCCACATCGTTGAAAAGGCACTGAAGGCTTTGACAACAGAAGTAGACGGACAGACAATTTTCGACTAG
- the trxB gene encoding thioredoxin-disulfide reductase: MSKIYDVIILGAGPAGLAAGLYAGRSRLSTLIIEKGQDGGQIAITDEIENYPGQIVEGESGPSLIARMTQQAEKFGAERVSDTIKEVQLEGDVKVLKSEKNEYQGKNVIIATGAYSRPIGCKGEAEFMGKGVSYCATCDANFFEDFEVYVVGGGDSAVEEAMYLTKFARKVTIIHRRNELRAAKSIQEKAFANPKIDFFWDSVVEEVYGDDILQGMIVKNVKTGETRKVEADPEDGMFGLFGFIGTVPNSKLFEGIIDMDERGYIKTDEDMHTNIPGVYAAGDVRIKSLRQVVTAAADGAIAAVQVERSMSDYF; the protein is encoded by the coding sequence ATGAGCAAGATTTATGATGTTATTATCCTGGGTGCAGGTCCTGCCGGTTTGGCGGCAGGACTGTACGCAGGCAGAAGCCGTCTTTCCACGCTGATCATTGAGAAGGGCCAGGACGGCGGACAGATTGCGATCACAGATGAGATTGAGAACTACCCGGGACAGATCGTGGAAGGCGAGTCCGGCCCATCCCTGATCGCAAGAATGACACAGCAGGCAGAGAAGTTCGGCGCAGAGCGCGTGTCCGACACGATCAAGGAAGTACAGCTGGAAGGCGATGTAAAGGTATTAAAGAGTGAAAAGAATGAATACCAGGGCAAGAATGTCATCATCGCGACAGGAGCATATTCAAGGCCGATCGGATGCAAGGGAGAGGCAGAGTTCATGGGCAAGGGCGTATCTTACTGCGCTACCTGTGATGCCAACTTCTTTGAAGATTTCGAGGTATATGTTGTTGGCGGCGGAGATTCCGCAGTGGAAGAAGCAATGTATCTGACGAAATTCGCAAGAAAGGTAACCATCATCCACAGACGGAATGAACTTCGTGCTGCAAAATCCATTCAGGAGAAGGCATTTGCCAATCCGAAGATTGATTTCTTCTGGGATTCCGTTGTAGAGGAAGTCTATGGAGATGACATTCTTCAGGGAATGATCGTAAAGAATGTCAAGACAGGCGAGACGAGAAAAGTCGAGGCTGATCCGGAAGATGGCATGTTCGGCCTGTTTGGATTCATCGGAACGGTTCCGAATTCCAAACTGTTCGAAGGAATCATTGATATGGACGAAAGAGGGTATATTAAGACGGATGAAGATATGCACACCAATATCCCGGGCGTTTATGCAGCCGGAGATGTGCGCATCAAGAGTCTGAGACAGGTTGTGACTGCAGCGGCCGACGGAGCAATTGCAGCAGTTCAGGTAGAAAGAAGCATGTCAGATTATTTTTAA
- the trxA gene encoding thioredoxin TrxA, whose product MLDLTKENFEEEVLKAEGYVFVDFYGDGCVPCQALMPKVHEFADTYGDKMKFTSLNTTKARRLAIAQKVLGLPVMAIYKDGAKVEEVVKDDATPENIEAMIKKYI is encoded by the coding sequence ATGTTAGATTTAACGAAGGAAAATTTTGAGGAAGAAGTATTAAAGGCAGAAGGATATGTATTCGTAGACTTCTACGGAGACGGATGCGTGCCATGCCAGGCATTAATGCCAAAGGTACATGAATTTGCTGATACCTATGGAGATAAGATGAAATTCACATCTCTGAATACGACAAAGGCACGCCGTCTTGCAATCGCACAGAAGGTTCTGGGCCTTCCTGTTATGGCTATCTATAAGGATGGAGCCAAGGTTGAGGAAGTAGTAAAGGATGACGCTACTCCGGAAAATATTGAAGCGATGATTAAGAAATACATCTAA
- the grdA gene encoding glycine/sarcosine/betaine reductase complex selenoprotein A: protein MAILEGKKAIIIGDRDGIPGPAIAECVKTAGAEIVFSSTECFVUTSAGAMDLENQKRVKEFAEEYGAENLVVVLGAAEGEAAGLAAETVTLGDPTFAGPLTGVQLGLAVYHVCEPEIKEEFDEAVYDEQISMMEMVLDVDDIVSEMTAIRDQVEQA from the coding sequence ATGGCTATTTTAGAAGGCAAAAAAGCAATAATTATCGGAGACCGTGATGGAATTCCAGGCCCTGCAATCGCTGAGTGCGTGAAAACTGCTGGCGCTGAGATCGTATTTTCATCCACGGAATGTTTCGTCTGAACGAGCGCAGGCGCAATGGACTTAGAGAATCAGAAGAGAGTTAAGGAATTCGCAGAAGAGTATGGTGCAGAGAACTTAGTAGTAGTTCTTGGCGCAGCAGAAGGCGAAGCTGCAGGGCTTGCAGCGGAGACTGTTACTTTAGGCGATCCGACTTTCGCAGGTCCATTGACAGGGGTCCAGCTTGGACTCGCGGTATATCACGTATGTGAACCTGAGATCAAAGAAGAATTCGACGAAGCAGTTTATGATGAGCAGATCAGCATGATGGAAATGGTTCTTGACGTAGATGACATCGTATCAGAGATGACAGCGATCAGAGACCAGGTAGAACAGGCTTAA
- the grdC gene encoding glycine/sarcosine/betaine reductase complex component C subunit beta: protein MNSVIKGASYVLVHTPDMVLYNGTTQTTERIVNPDSEYLKEVPKHLRSYEDAVAYWPNQTYIGNVHPDELSEVEFPWYDKKKEGAQRYGKYGEIMPEEEFLFLVQASDMFEVVKLDKEFVAKYKDAFAKNPIISEDIVEKITDGVELAEIEHLMADDHAEGLYFEDKLVGCVKPAHDIDVNLSAHVMHENLMSKASSVLSILYAVRNAGIDKADVEYVIDCAEEACGDMNQRGGGNFAKAAAEIAGLVSASGSDARGFCAAPTHAIIEAAALVKSGAYKTVIVTAGGCTAKLGMNGKDHIKKGLPILEDCLGGFAVVISENDGVSPEIDLGMLGRHCVGTGSAPQAVIGSLVSDPLDRVGMKLTDIDKYSPEMQNPDITKPAGAGDVPMANYKMIAALAVKRGELDRKELANFTKEHGLTGWAPTQGHIPSGVPYVGFACEDIKEGKIKNAMIIGKGSLFLGRMTNLFDGVSFVIHGNTAAQEEAAAGVSEEEVKGLIAKAMKDFASTLMAE from the coding sequence ATGAATAGTGTAATCAAAGGAGCAAGCTACGTATTAGTACATACTCCTGATATGGTTTTATATAATGGAACAACCCAGACAACAGAGAGAATCGTAAATCCGGATTCCGAATATCTGAAAGAAGTGCCGAAGCATCTGCGCTCTTATGAGGATGCAGTTGCTTACTGGCCGAATCAGACGTACATCGGCAATGTTCACCCGGACGAACTGTCAGAGGTAGAGTTCCCATGGTATGATAAGAAAAAAGAAGGCGCCCAGCGCTATGGAAAATATGGCGAGATCATGCCGGAGGAAGAATTTCTCTTCCTGGTGCAGGCTAGCGACATGTTCGAAGTAGTAAAACTGGACAAAGAATTTGTAGCAAAGTATAAAGACGCATTTGCCAAGAATCCGATCATCTCCGAAGATATCGTTGAGAAGATTACGGATGGAGTGGAACTTGCCGAGATCGAGCATCTGATGGCAGATGACCATGCGGAAGGACTTTATTTTGAAGATAAACTGGTAGGCTGCGTGAAGCCTGCACACGATATCGATGTAAACCTATCTGCTCATGTAATGCATGAGAACCTGATGAGCAAGGCATCCAGCGTTCTTTCCATTCTCTATGCGGTACGCAACGCGGGAATTGACAAGGCAGATGTAGAATATGTAATCGACTGCGCAGAGGAAGCATGCGGCGATATGAACCAGCGCGGCGGCGGCAACTTCGCAAAAGCGGCAGCTGAGATCGCAGGCTTGGTCAGCGCATCCGGATCTGACGCAAGAGGGTTCTGCGCAGCTCCTACCCATGCGATTATTGAAGCGGCTGCACTGGTTAAGTCCGGCGCTTATAAGACGGTTATCGTTACGGCTGGCGGATGTACCGCCAAACTTGGAATGAACGGCAAGGATCACATCAAGAAAGGACTTCCGATCCTGGAAGACTGCCTTGGGGGATTTGCCGTAGTAATCTCCGAAAATGACGGCGTAAGCCCTGAGATCGACTTAGGCATGCTCGGACGCCACTGCGTGGGAACAGGATCTGCCCCGCAGGCAGTTATCGGAAGCCTGGTATCAGATCCGCTTGACAGAGTCGGAATGAAACTTACGGATATCGACAAGTATTCACCGGAAATGCAGAATCCGGATATCACGAAGCCGGCAGGAGCAGGAGATGTTCCGATGGCTAACTATAAGATGATTGCAGCGCTTGCGGTAAAACGTGGCGAGCTTGACAGGAAAGAACTGGCTAACTTTACGAAGGAGCATGGCCTTACCGGATGGGCTCCGACACAGGGACACATTCCGTCAGGAGTGCCTTATGTAGGATTTGCCTGCGAAGATATTAAGGAAGGCAAGATTAAGAACGCTATGATTATCGGAAAGGGAAGTCTGTTCTTAGGACGTATGACGAACCTGTTCGATGGCGTTTCCTTTGTAATCCACGGCAACACAGCTGCACAGGAAGAAGCAGCAGCCGGAGTATCCGAAGAAGAAGTCAAGGGACTGATTGCCAAGGCTATGAAAGACTTTGCTTCTACCCTGATGGCAGAGTAA